One Candidatus Poribacteria bacterium DNA segment encodes these proteins:
- a CDS encoding aspartate aminotransferase family protein, translating to MTTAEIKAMATEYIINTYGDRSLAFVKGEGPYLWDADGKKYLDFLGGLAVNGLGHCHPKVVAAIREQAGKLLHTSNLYYIQPQAELAKLLIDNSDMDQCFFCNSGAEANEAAIKLARKYAKDSGNTDAYEIITMDNSFHGRTMATITATAQTKYHVGFEPMLEGFKYVPFDDLEATEAAIGEKTCAILVEPIQSEGGVNMPSDGYLQGLREMCDKHNLLLIFDEVQTAMGRLGTFFGYQSYGVVPDVITMAKALGSGVPIGTMLAKRQVAESFVPGTHAATFGGNPLVTAAASTTVRTILEEDLAVNAVKMGNYLAGGLMELKDKYPVKEVRGKGLLRGLVMEIDAKPIAAQCIENGLVTICTNDYVLRFLPPLNINAGHVEEAVNIVEKSMSEVL from the coding sequence ATGACAACCGCTGAAATTAAAGCGATGGCGACTGAATACATTATTAATACTTACGGGGACAGAAGTCTCGCGTTCGTCAAAGGTGAAGGTCCCTACCTGTGGGATGCCGACGGTAAAAAATACCTCGATTTCCTCGGTGGACTCGCTGTTAACGGCTTAGGACATTGCCACCCGAAGGTCGTCGCCGCTATCCGTGAGCAGGCAGGCAAACTCCTGCACACCTCCAACCTCTATTACATCCAACCGCAGGCAGAACTCGCGAAACTGCTTATCGATAACTCTGACATGGATCAGTGCTTCTTCTGTAATAGCGGTGCTGAAGCAAACGAAGCCGCAATCAAACTGGCGCGAAAATACGCTAAAGACAGCGGCAATACGGATGCTTATGAAATCATCACAATGGACAATTCGTTCCACGGACGGACGATGGCAACCATTACTGCCACCGCACAGACGAAATACCACGTCGGATTTGAACCGATGCTTGAAGGTTTCAAATACGTGCCGTTCGACGATCTGGAAGCAACTGAAGCTGCCATCGGTGAAAAGACCTGTGCTATTTTAGTTGAGCCGATTCAGTCCGAGGGTGGCGTTAATATGCCCAGTGATGGCTACCTCCAAGGCTTACGAGAAATGTGTGATAAACACAACTTACTGCTTATCTTTGATGAAGTCCAGACCGCAATGGGAAGATTGGGCACCTTTTTCGGTTACCAGAGTTACGGGGTCGTGCCAGATGTAATCACGATGGCGAAAGCACTTGGTAGCGGTGTACCCATTGGGACGATGTTGGCAAAACGACAGGTCGCGGAGAGTTTTGTCCCCGGCACCCACGCGGCGACATTCGGTGGAAATCCCTTAGTCACCGCGGCAGCATCGACAACCGTCAGAACCATTTTGGAAGAGGATCTCGCCGTGAACGCCGTCAAAATGGGAAATTACCTCGCCGGTGGACTGATGGAATTGAAAGACAAGTATCCGGTTAAAGAGGTACGTGGAAAAGGTTTGCTCCGCGGCTTGGTCATGGAAATCGATGCGAAACCGATCGCTGCCCAGTGTATTGAGAACGGATTGGTCACCATCTGCACCAACGATTATGTGCTCCGATTCTTACCACCGCTCAATATCAACGCAGGTCATGTTGAGGAAGCCGTTAACATCGTTGAAAAATCGATGTCGGAAGTTCTTTAG
- the ispE gene encoding 4-(cytidine 5'-diphospho)-2-C-methyl-D-erythritol kinase yields the protein MQKIRVRAHAKINLYLDVVSKREDGYHNLKTIFHSIGLHDDVIISKKQTKDITVHCEHPKVPCDSRNLAYRAAQLLRDTVGGIGGIAIDIHKRIPVAAGLAGGSANAAAVLHGVNELFGLGFTQETLIRFGTQLGADVPFCLHGGAALGLGIGDQLTRLSALSDVPLLLLNPGIEISTAAVFKKLNFSLTTREKEGIIIKTYIKKGDVVGIGKNLYNLLEVPVFSEYPEIAALKTELSMQTGCYGALMSGSGATLFAVMRDSDAAHKSESHFKNRVRFCTTAVTSPVGVSVY from the coding sequence GTGCAAAAAATACGGGTTCGTGCCCACGCGAAGATTAACCTCTATTTGGATGTCGTAAGCAAACGCGAGGACGGCTATCACAACCTCAAAACGATCTTCCACTCAATCGGGCTGCACGACGATGTCATCATCTCTAAAAAACAAACGAAGGACATAACAGTTCACTGCGAACATCCAAAGGTCCCGTGCGATTCGCGGAATCTGGCATACCGAGCGGCGCAGCTTCTCAGGGATACAGTAGGTGGTATCGGTGGGATTGCGATTGACATCCATAAGCGGATCCCAGTCGCTGCTGGATTGGCAGGTGGGAGTGCAAACGCTGCCGCTGTTCTTCACGGTGTGAACGAACTTTTCGGGTTGGGTTTCACTCAGGAAACCCTGATACGTTTTGGGACACAATTGGGGGCAGATGTCCCGTTTTGCCTGCACGGTGGTGCAGCGTTAGGGCTTGGCATCGGCGACCAATTAACGCGTCTTTCCGCACTCTCTGATGTACCGCTTCTCCTGCTAAATCCCGGCATTGAAATTTCGACAGCAGCTGTTTTTAAGAAATTGAACTTTTCCTTGACAACACGTGAAAAAGAAGGTATAATTATAAAAACCTACATAAAGAAGGGTGATGTCGTCGGCATCGGGAAAAACCTTTACAACCTGCTTGAAGTGCCAGTTTTTTCCGAATATCCTGAAATCGCCGCGCTAAAAACCGAGTTGTCTATGCAGACTGGATGTTATGGCGCGCTGATGTCTGGGAGTGGTGCCACGTTATTCGCGGTGATGCGCGATAGTGACGCAGCACATAAAAGCGAATCACACTTCAAAAACAGAGTTCGTTTTTGCACAACGGCGGTAACCAGTCCTGTCGGTGTATCTGTATATTGA
- a CDS encoding 50S ribosomal protein L25/general stress protein Ctc, translating into MLQAKLEVQQRNTFGKQSARDLRKEGGVPAILYGRAQDTVSIQIDARTFRRFLRTYGENVIINMEIGNGNTETVIIKEIQRHPVEKHTLMHADFIRISLDEPVTSAVPVVLEGTPQGIQEGGVLEFPLRHITIHCLPMQMPTDISVDVSELDIGDSIHISDLSLDEDLEILDDLERTIATVSQPRVQLEEETTEAEDGEGEETETDAEEQPTEPEIISRRRDDDDEDDE; encoded by the coding sequence ATGCTACAAGCAAAATTAGAGGTTCAACAACGCAATACTTTCGGGAAGCAGAGCGCGCGTGATCTCCGCAAAGAAGGGGGCGTTCCCGCAATTCTATACGGTCGTGCACAAGACACCGTGTCAATCCAAATTGACGCTCGAACCTTCAGAAGATTCCTACGAACGTATGGTGAAAACGTTATCATTAACATGGAAATCGGCAACGGCAACACCGAGACTGTGATTATCAAAGAGATTCAACGCCATCCGGTAGAAAAGCATACACTAATGCACGCCGATTTCATTCGAATTTCTTTAGACGAACCCGTAACATCAGCGGTGCCAGTGGTTCTGGAAGGCACCCCACAGGGTATTCAGGAGGGCGGTGTTCTTGAATTCCCGCTCCGCCATATAACGATTCACTGTCTGCCAATGCAGATGCCGACTGACATCTCCGTTGATGTCAGTGAATTGGACATCGGTGACTCCATCCATATAAGCGATTTAAGCTTGGACGAAGACCTTGAGATTTTAGACGACTTGGAACGAACGATTGCGACGGTGAGCCAGCCGCGCGTCCAACTTGAAGAAGAAACAACAGAGGCTGAAGATGGCGAAGGAGAAGAAACCGAAACAGACGCTGAAGAACAACCTACGGAACCAGAAATTATTTCCCGTAGGCGCGACGATGACGATGAAGACGACGAATAA
- a CDS encoding N-acetylmuramoyl-L-alanine amidase yields the protein MAKEKKPKQTLKNNLRNQKLFPVGATMTMKTTNNVVYTEKPQEARTNKYFVVRVTVRAFFLGILAWTVALNGIAQETFVRFIDVDGELIAEVPAQRQGEQIYLPVDAVKEVFDPDMTDQYNHPRKRLTLKTKGKQIRVQIGNTVVSIDPGGQTHTLPTPPIIIAQQPVLPITFFTQVLPELNNLEAIYNPSLQRVQLRPKGTWTPTITDDSTGWAIIVDPGHGGPDDRGCESNTGLLEKDIVLTLAKQLQRISKRQGMQIYLTRQTDAKKTHLERIQVAKRNQGQLFLSLHCNASFSPHEKGIKIYLNNPKGQLRFPSNVQSEPTGQRLNILAQANFLKQSRDFSHALQTELNFLTETPIQIAELPLIALSEVYMPAIVLELGYLSNVEDLKKLANAEYMTSVAQAIARAFQRYISSTNPSVRATGTEQ from the coding sequence ATGGCGAAGGAGAAGAAACCGAAACAGACGCTGAAGAACAACCTACGGAACCAGAAATTATTTCCCGTAGGCGCGACGATGACGATGAAGACGACGAATAACGTTGTCTATACGGAAAAGCCACAGGAAGCGCGCACCAACAAGTACTTTGTCGTACGTGTTACGGTTCGCGCGTTTTTCTTAGGTATTCTCGCGTGGACTGTCGCACTCAATGGCATCGCGCAGGAAACTTTTGTCCGCTTTATTGACGTTGATGGAGAACTCATTGCGGAGGTCCCAGCCCAACGTCAAGGAGAACAGATTTACCTCCCCGTTGATGCTGTGAAAGAGGTTTTTGATCCGGATATGACGGACCAATACAACCATCCGCGAAAACGACTCACCCTGAAAACCAAAGGCAAGCAAATCCGCGTACAAATTGGCAACACAGTCGTCAGCATCGATCCCGGTGGGCAGACACACACCCTTCCGACACCGCCAATAATTATCGCGCAGCAACCAGTGTTACCTATCACTTTCTTCACGCAAGTCCTGCCAGAGCTTAATAACCTTGAAGCCATCTATAACCCAAGTTTGCAAAGAGTACAGCTGAGACCTAAAGGCACATGGACACCCACGATAACGGATGATTCCACCGGTTGGGCAATCATCGTTGATCCTGGGCATGGTGGTCCGGACGATCGCGGATGCGAAAGCAATACGGGGCTCCTTGAGAAAGATATTGTACTCACACTCGCGAAACAACTCCAACGGATTAGTAAACGGCAGGGCATGCAGATCTACCTCACACGTCAGACAGATGCGAAAAAGACGCACCTTGAACGTATTCAGGTGGCAAAACGGAACCAAGGACAACTCTTCCTCAGTCTACACTGCAACGCCTCTTTCTCACCACACGAAAAAGGTATCAAGATTTACCTCAACAACCCGAAGGGACAACTTCGATTTCCAAGTAATGTCCAATCAGAACCTACAGGACAACGGTTAAATATCCTCGCCCAAGCCAATTTTTTAAAGCAGAGCCGAGACTTCTCACATGCGCTGCAAACGGAACTGAATTTCCTCACAGAAACACCAATTCAGATCGCTGAACTACCGCTCATAGCGTTATCTGAAGTCTATATGCCAGCTATCGTTTTAGAACTCGGCTACCTCTCTAACGTAGAGGACTTGAAGAAACTGGCTAACGCTGAGTATATGACAAGTGTTGCCCAAGCAATCGCCCGCGCTTTCCAGCGATACATTTCTTCTACTAACCCATCTGTCCGCGCAACAGGAACAGAACAGTAA
- a CDS encoding GerMN domain-containing protein, translated as MKHNRNAGFSRLLVIWGTTLVVVAIGLTVTLFLIERSKQSVIPTAPPPLPTAANPSDTPPPPQEINLFLLDPTSLTLVPVKTERRLHRTELTKRLSQVVTALIQETPPNFRNTIPRGTLLNESYIDTQQTAYLDFSNHLSDGHIGGTTAELLTITAILKTVFDAFPDDIKQVQILIDGEEVKTLAGHLNLSQPLHLFQ; from the coding sequence GTGAAACATAACAGGAATGCTGGGTTTTCAAGACTCTTAGTGATATGGGGAACAACCTTGGTGGTTGTCGCCATTGGTCTCACTGTGACGCTATTTCTGATTGAGCGGTCAAAACAATCGGTAATCCCAACTGCACCACCCCCGCTGCCTACTGCCGCCAATCCCTCAGATACACCACCACCACCACAAGAGATCAATCTATTTCTTCTTGACCCGACTTCATTAACACTTGTTCCAGTTAAAACTGAACGACGCCTTCATAGAACAGAACTCACCAAACGCTTAAGCCAGGTCGTCACTGCACTTATCCAAGAGACACCGCCTAACTTTAGAAACACAATTCCGCGTGGAACACTCCTGAACGAATCTTACATCGATACCCAACAGACTGCTTACTTAGACTTTTCAAACCATCTCTCGGACGGGCATATTGGTGGTACAACGGCGGAACTTTTGACGATTACGGCAATCCTCAAAACCGTCTTTGACGCGTTTCCTGATGACATTAAACAGGTTCAGATTTTAATTGATGGCGAGGAAGTAAAAACGCTCGCGGGGCATCTTAACCTCTCGCAGCCTCTACATTTGTTCCAATAG
- the pth gene encoding aminoacyl-tRNA hydrolase, with translation MHRQESKLIIGLGNPGMRYEHTKHNVGFRVVDTLYEEFCQRDSEPRPTHTSICNSLVIQTTWHDTPIILAKPMTYMNNSGAAVAPLVRRFEIPLPDLCIVYDDIHLDVGVLRMRQKGSDGGQKGMKSIIHHLGTTEFPRLRIGIGEPVGDLTDYVLTEFSEDEEIEIAHTIDRAVDAIETFVKDNILTAMNQFNRR, from the coding sequence ATGCACAGACAAGAAAGTAAACTCATCATTGGACTCGGCAACCCAGGAATGCGCTACGAACACACCAAACACAATGTCGGCTTCCGCGTGGTTGACACGCTCTACGAAGAATTTTGTCAGCGAGACTCCGAACCGCGTCCCACGCACACATCAATTTGCAATTCACTCGTTATCCAGACGACATGGCACGACACACCTATTATTCTCGCCAAACCGATGACATACATGAACAATAGCGGTGCTGCTGTCGCCCCACTCGTCAGACGATTTGAGATTCCACTCCCAGACCTCTGTATCGTTTACGACGATATTCACTTAGATGTCGGTGTGCTTCGGATGCGGCAGAAGGGAAGCGATGGGGGTCAGAAGGGAATGAAGTCAATTATCCATCACTTAGGCACCACAGAATTTCCGCGCTTACGCATCGGTATCGGCGAACCTGTCGGTGATTTAACCGATTATGTCCTCACCGAATTTTCCGAGGACGAAGAAATCGAGATAGCACATACTATTGATCGCGCTGTTGATGCCATTGAAACTTTCGTCAAAGATAATATTCTTACGGCAATGAATCAATTCAATAGACGCTGA
- a CDS encoding 3'(2'),5'-bisphosphate nucleotidase, whose product MSNQKSSLLMAEGLRQPKTKLQTAIDAVLKAMRLCEEVQAEMVSTDAIQKTDRSPVTVADFGSQALICKAVGDAFPDDPIVAEESAQALKENASLLERVTAYVNRFCEDASASTENVCEWIDRGSGEVGQSFWTLDPIDGTKGFLRCDQYAVALAYIVNGTVQLGVLGCPNLPHRLNDGDAQRGCLFVATRGEGTRLYTKTGDFIEQVHVSGAVHRFAESVESTHGDSDAHGNIANALGITESPVRMDSQAKYGIVSRGEASLYIRLPNPAFPDYRECIWDHAAGLIVVEEAGGTVTDANGTPLNFLTGKRMLENRGIVATNGKLHQHVLKALSNLY is encoded by the coding sequence ATGTCAAATCAAAAATCTTCTTTGCTGATGGCTGAAGGTCTCCGACAGCCGAAAACTAAACTACAAACCGCCATTGACGCTGTGCTAAAAGCGATGCGACTCTGCGAAGAGGTACAAGCTGAGATGGTGTCAACAGATGCAATCCAAAAGACAGACCGAAGCCCTGTGACCGTTGCAGATTTCGGGTCACAGGCACTGATATGCAAGGCAGTCGGTGACGCTTTCCCTGACGACCCTATTGTCGCTGAAGAGAGCGCGCAGGCACTGAAAGAGAACGCCTCACTTTTGGAACGCGTCACAGCTTATGTCAACCGATTTTGTGAAGATGCATCCGCCTCGACAGAAAATGTCTGCGAATGGATTGATCGGGGGAGTGGTGAGGTCGGACAGAGTTTCTGGACGCTTGACCCAATTGACGGTACGAAAGGTTTTCTGCGCTGCGATCAGTACGCTGTCGCTTTGGCTTATATTGTCAATGGCACTGTTCAACTCGGCGTTTTGGGGTGTCCGAATTTACCACACCGATTGAACGATGGCGATGCGCAACGTGGATGCCTTTTCGTTGCCACCCGTGGTGAAGGCACGCGGCTCTACACAAAAACAGGAGATTTTATAGAGCAGGTACACGTATCAGGAGCAGTACATCGCTTTGCAGAGAGTGTCGAGTCCACACACGGTGACAGCGACGCACACGGCAACATTGCAAATGCACTCGGTATTACAGAATCACCTGTCCGCATGGACAGCCAAGCGAAGTACGGTATCGTTTCCCGTGGGGAAGCATCCCTTTATATTCGCCTCCCGAATCCGGCATTTCCAGATTACCGCGAATGCATTTGGGATCACGCCGCGGGGCTTATTGTAGTCGAAGAAGCAGGTGGCACAGTTACAGATGCAAACGGCACACCCCTCAACTTTTTGACTGGAAAACGGATGCTTGAGAATCGCGGGATCGTCGCAACCAACGGAAAACTCCATCAACACGTCTTGAAAGCGTTATCCAATTTATACTAA
- a CDS encoding glycoside hydrolase family protein encodes MNRQRLFKTLENQEGRRYEPYPDSRGIPTVGIGLNLRDVGYKGKKYASVEAFKADYPDGLTDAEIEAAFNEELERIIGNVIEFCEDKGVDYNELSDLRQEIIVNMIFNMGFGGIDKFSLMWQHLAAGNYIGAALEMLHSSRGKLSSYVRQVQMRAVRLAIAMATDDEAALEL; translated from the coding sequence GTGAATAGACAGCGGTTATTTAAAACTTTAGAGAACCAGGAAGGTAGAAGATATGAGCCTTATCCTGACAGCCGTGGAATTCCGACAGTTGGTATCGGTCTCAACCTCAGAGATGTCGGCTACAAAGGGAAAAAATATGCATCTGTTGAGGCATTCAAGGCAGACTACCCTGACGGTTTGACGGATGCTGAAATAGAAGCGGCATTTAATGAGGAATTAGAGCGTATCATCGGCAATGTAATTGAATTCTGTGAAGACAAAGGTGTAGATTACAACGAACTCAGCGACCTACGTCAAGAGATCATCGTCAATATGATCTTCAATATGGGGTTTGGCGGGATCGACAAATTTTCGTTGATGTGGCAACATCTTGCGGCAGGCAATTATATCGGCGCAGCGTTAGAGATGTTGCATAGCAGCCGTGGTAAGCTTTCGTCTTATGTACGTCAAGTCCAGATGCGCGCCGTCCGTTTGGCTATTGCGATGGCGACGGATGACGAAGCCGCACTGGAGTTGTGA
- a CDS encoding zinc-binding dehydrogenase yields the protein MKVGQIVAPRQIEIVDIEQPNLADHPDGTVMIKTLHSAICGTDMPSFVLEHPAESYPLGPGLSIHEAIGVVTDSKSDKFRVGNEVLALPRHVGGLSEYFLSDENATLLLTDYPRKDCILMSQPLGTVVWACRKLPNLLNLDTVVVGQGPMGLLFTHILSNLGARTVITTDLVDFRLSVSKKMHATHTINAAEEDPVAIVEEITEGRMADLVIEVVGHQTETINQCLELLKREGTLLAFGVPDDQIYDFHFADFFRKNIKFIGSVGPDVPNDFPLAMDMISQGRIDVSPIITHHLPFTEAQLGFEMALNKKDEAIKIVFDYE from the coding sequence ATGAAAGTTGGGCAAATTGTTGCACCCCGTCAGATTGAAATTGTTGACATAGAACAACCAAATCTCGCCGATCATCCGGACGGAACGGTGATGATAAAAACGCTCCACAGTGCCATCTGTGGAACCGATATGCCATCGTTCGTCCTTGAACATCCAGCCGAAAGTTATCCGCTCGGACCGGGACTCTCGATCCACGAGGCAATTGGTGTTGTAACGGACAGTAAATCAGACAAGTTCAGAGTAGGGAACGAGGTTCTCGCCCTGCCACGCCACGTCGGTGGACTTTCAGAATACTTTTTATCGGATGAAAACGCCACATTGCTGTTGACGGATTATCCACGGAAGGACTGTATCCTGATGTCCCAACCGCTTGGAACCGTCGTTTGGGCGTGTCGGAAGCTGCCGAACCTACTTAACCTCGATACTGTTGTTGTCGGACAGGGACCGATGGGACTTCTCTTTACGCATATATTGAGCAATCTTGGCGCGCGGACGGTGATTACGACCGATTTAGTCGATTTCCGACTCTCAGTTTCCAAGAAGATGCATGCCACCCATACGATTAACGCTGCGGAGGAAGACCCTGTCGCTATCGTTGAGGAAATTACAGAAGGCAGAATGGCAGATCTGGTCATTGAGGTTGTTGGACACCAAACAGAAACCATCAATCAGTGTCTCGAACTGCTAAAACGCGAAGGGACGCTCCTCGCCTTTGGCGTACCGGACGACCAGATTTACGATTTCCACTTCGCAGATTTTTTCCGTAAAAATATTAAATTCATCGGCTCGGTTGGACCGGATGTTCCGAACGATTTCCCTCTGGCAATGGATATGATTTCCCAAGGACGTATTGACGTGTCTCCGATTATTACACATCATCTGCCTTTTACAGAGGCACAACTCGGATTTGAAATGGCACTAAACAAGAAAGATGAAGCGATTAAGATAGTCTTTGACTATGAGTAG
- a CDS encoding Gfo/Idh/MocA family oxidoreductase yields MKTYGFGIIGCGMISDFHSAAISELEHGQLVAVSSRNAENAKRLTDRYNVDSYPDYMEMLKRDDLDIVCVCTPSGAHLEPAVAAAQAGKHVIVEKPLEITLQRCDQIIEACDAAAVRLCAIFNSRFTESTQLVKSTIESGRFGKLTLGDAYIKWYRSQEYYDSGGWRGTWDLDGGGALMNQSIHAIDLLQYFMGPVKSVQAFTDTLAHERIEVEDAAVAALRFENGALGVIEGTTAAYPGMLKKTEISGTHGTVVLAEEDIVTWEFDPELPEDAEIREKFAQKTDTGGGASDPRAINHANHRRQMENLINGLEKDASHLVDGREGRKAVEIILAIYQSSREGRPVELPL; encoded by the coding sequence ATGAAAACTTACGGATTTGGTATTATTGGGTGCGGAATGATTTCCGATTTCCACTCCGCCGCAATTTCTGAATTAGAACACGGGCAATTGGTCGCAGTCAGTTCACGAAACGCTGAGAACGCCAAACGGCTCACTGATCGATACAACGTTGACAGCTACCCCGATTATATGGAGATGCTCAAACGAGACGACCTTGATATCGTGTGCGTCTGTACGCCGAGCGGTGCACACTTGGAACCCGCCGTCGCCGCAGCACAAGCCGGTAAGCACGTCATCGTTGAAAAACCGTTGGAGATTACGCTACAACGGTGCGATCAGATTATTGAAGCGTGTGATGCAGCCGCTGTTCGACTCTGTGCTATCTTCAATTCCCGTTTCACCGAAAGTACACAACTCGTTAAATCCACGATTGAGAGCGGACGATTCGGCAAACTAACTTTAGGCGATGCCTATATCAAATGGTACCGTTCTCAAGAGTATTACGACAGTGGCGGCTGGCGAGGTACATGGGATCTTGACGGCGGTGGCGCACTCATGAACCAATCTATCCATGCCATCGATCTACTGCAGTATTTTATGGGACCTGTCAAATCTGTGCAAGCGTTTACCGATACTTTAGCGCACGAGCGGATAGAGGTTGAGGATGCCGCTGTCGCCGCGCTCCGATTTGAAAACGGTGCACTGGGTGTAATTGAGGGCACAACCGCTGCTTACCCCGGCATGCTTAAGAAAACCGAAATCTCCGGTACACACGGGACTGTTGTCTTAGCCGAAGAAGACATCGTTACATGGGAATTCGATCCTGAACTTCCTGAAGATGCGGAAATCCGAGAGAAATTCGCCCAAAAGACAGATACCGGTGGCGGCGCATCTGACCCGCGTGCGATTAACCATGCAAATCACAGACGGCAGATGGAAAACCTGATCAACGGACTTGAAAAAGATGCTTCGCATCTCGTCGATGGACGTGAGGGGCGCAAAGCCGTTGAGATTATTCTTGCCATCTACCAATCAAGTCGTGAAGGTCGTCCGGTTGAATTGCCATTGTAG
- a CDS encoding tetratricopeptide repeat protein, with amino-acid sequence MISNENPITENPTTEEEEQTLGNKVFRIVCMTFCLAVTVLFLWVWHHRTQFNDHYRKGNFLLMGSGEAKQAIDAYQKAIKNKKRTIFFTKEPSVYNNLGQAYLYAGEYAPAVENFKKAIEMAPDVARGYVHLTIAYLRQNLAAEAREACLHALQTFPKTARLHYNLACAYALEDKSQKAIDSLTQAVSLNPELKTLAQQEEVLKGIVPELP; translated from the coding sequence ATGATTTCTAACGAGAATCCAATTACAGAAAATCCAACTACAGAGGAAGAGGAACAGACGCTTGGCAATAAGGTTTTTAGAATTGTCTGTATGACCTTCTGCCTTGCAGTAACGGTACTGTTTCTTTGGGTCTGGCATCACCGAACCCAGTTCAACGACCACTACCGGAAGGGAAATTTTCTATTGATGGGCAGCGGCGAAGCAAAGCAAGCCATTGACGCGTATCAGAAGGCGATCAAAAATAAAAAGCGCACAATTTTCTTTACGAAAGAACCCTCGGTTTACAATAATCTTGGACAAGCATATTTATATGCTGGAGAATATGCCCCCGCCGTTGAGAACTTTAAAAAAGCGATTGAGATGGCACCAGATGTAGCAAGAGGATATGTGCATCTGACAATCGCCTATCTCCGGCAAAACTTAGCTGCAGAAGCGCGTGAGGCGTGCCTACATGCCCTGCAAACCTTCCCAAAGACTGCCCGACTCCACTATAACCTCGCGTGCGCTTACGCGTTAGAGGATAAATCTCAAAAAGCGATAGACTCGCTCACACAAGCAGTAAGTCTCAACCCAGAACTCAAAACGCTTGCACAACAAGAGGAGGTACTTAAAGGAATTGTGCCTGAATTGCCCTGA